AGGTCGATAAGTATTTTGTGAAACCATATTTTCACATACTGCACTTAAAAAGTGaatttcaatattttcGGGTTTTATAGTTCCAATACAATAAGCACAACCTAAAACAGCTGCACAACCACTCATATCaaatttcattatattaatCATAGATCCTGAATCAgcttttaaattatatccTCCTGAATCAAATGTAATACCTTTACCAACTAATgcaattttctttttaatatcaCCTTTTGCTTTATAAgttaaatgaataaatcGATGTGGGTACATACTACCTTTTCCTactgataaaaatgatcccatttttaattcttcaaGTTCTTTTACTCCTAAAATTTTGCATTGTAAGTTTACTTTTTCTGCTAATTCAACAGCTACATTTGCTAAAGAGACAGGATTGCAATAATTTGATGGAGCTGCAATAAGTTGGTATGCAAAGTATGTAcccataaaatatattcgtGCTTTCTCAActtctttattataattattgttatagttttttaaaaatatttgtaaatttttcatatttccTGAATTTGAAGAATTTTTGTTATCAGTCTTATTGCTAGATTTGAATCTTTCATCAACTACATATTCACAAAAAACAGTTTCTAAAAAGAATCTAAATAAAGATTCATTTATATCTATTTCAAATATGATAGATGCAGATGCAGGTTTATTATCATGTAGTACTCGAACTAAACTTGATACTATTTTTCGAATTTCATATTCAGTCATTTCTTCATCAACTCCTGCACATCTAATAAAAGCtaaatttacatatttattcttttcattagatatataaaaactttTATGAGTTCCTATTTTtccattaaaaatatcattattatttgatagaaattcatttattttactatCCTTAATTTGGGAACTAATTTTTAAACttccattttctttttcagaTGCAGAGTtaactaaaaataatattaatccCTCATCATAACTACAACTTTCTTTTCCAGAATCTTTTaattcaatttttatatcatcaaCTGTGGTTGTGTAGTTTACAGGTAAAACTGCTGGATCAAGGCTAATTACTTGTGGAACTTTAGATGccattttttcaaatttagtaaaagaaatattggaattttctttattattagtgctataatatttgtttattatttttggaAAAACCAAAGAATGAGTTTATCTTTGTGAAATTTCTGATAGTGATAAGTAGTAAATGGTGGAAATTCACAACAGTCACTattgtaattatttttattttttatattattagatataaaaaaaggaaaaaaattatattttttactagcttttaaactataaaaataataacgtttaataatatttttattaattttatcttcaaaaattttatcttcaaaaattatatcttcaaaaattatatcttcaaaaattttatcaaCAGAATTTATATTCAACCGTGTTAGATACATTAAAATGGTATGCACAAATTGGAAATACGCAACCTCGCAATAATTtactattaattttaagtgatatatttttaccgcttatttattttacggGTTATTTTTGCCTTGTGTATAGCCTTTAAAAACAACGTAAATATGTAGGAAATTGGGAATTACGgggaaaatgaaaaaaacaaggGGGTGTTAGGGTTGAGGATTGAGGATTGAGGGTTGAGGATTGAGGATtgagggtttagggttcagggtttagggtttagggtttagggttcagggtttagggttcagggtttagggttcagggtttagggtttagggttgaggtttagggtttagggttcagggtttagggtttagggttcagggtttagggttcagggtttagggttcagggtttagggttcagggtttagggtttagggtttagggttcagggtttagggtttagggtttagggtttagggttcagggtttagggtttagggtttagggtttagggtttagggtttagggttcagggtttagggtttagggtttagggtttagggttcagggtttagggttcagggtttagggtttagggttcaggTTTAGGGTgtcagggtttagggtttagggttcagggtttagggtttagggtttagggttcagggtttagggttcaggtttagggtttagggttttagggtttagggttcagggtttagggtttagggttcagggtttagggttcagggtttagggtttagggttcagggttaGGGTgtagggttcagggtttagggttcagggtttagggtttagggtttagggtttagggttcagggttcagggtttagggtttagggtttagggtttagggttcagggttcagggtttagggttttagggttcagggtttagggttcagggtttagggttcagggtttagggtttagggttcagggtttagggttagggtttagggttcagggtttagggttcagggtttagggttcagggttcagggtttagggtttagggttcagggtttagggttcagggtttagggttcagggtttag
The nucleotide sequence above comes from Plasmodium vinckei vinckei genome assembly, chromosome: PVVCY_01. Encoded proteins:
- a CDS encoding M17 leucyl aminopeptidase, putative; translated protein: MASKVPQVISLDPAVLPVNYTTTVDDIKIELKDSGKESCSYDEGLILFLVNSASEKENGSLKISSQIKDSKINEFLSNNNDIFNGKIGTHKSFYISNEKNKYVNLAFIRCAGVDEEMTEYEIRKIVSSLVRVLHDNKPASASIIFEIDINESLFRFFLETVFCEYVVDERFKSSNKTDNKNSSNSGNMKNLQIFLKNYNNNYNKEVEKARIYFMGTYFAYQLIAAPSNYCNPVSLANVAVELAEKVNLQCKILGVKELEELKMGSFLSVGKGSMYPHRFIHLTYKAKGDIKKKIALVGKGITFDSGGYNLKADSGSMINIMKFDMSGCAAVLGCAYCIGTIKPENIEIHFLSAVCENMVSQNTYRPGDIITASNGKTIEVGNTDAEGRLTLADALIYAENIGVDHIVDIATLTGAMFYSLGTSCAGVFGNDDKLIKKILASSKTSNEPVWWLPIIKEYREAINSKIADITNLAAYGKTSSISGSLFLKEFIKSTSWAHLDIAGVAWNFKDRKPKGFGVRLLSEFILNHSI